In Streptomyces sp. NBC_00306, a single genomic region encodes these proteins:
- a CDS encoding anthrone oxygenase family protein, whose amino-acid sequence MTQNTTENRSGGRGGRAVLAAATATTGLVAGIWFAYAISVMPALARSDDRTYIEVMQNVDDVIQNPLFFLVFLGALVLTAIAGRQQWRSPLRPWVLAALVLYSAAFLSTVMMSVPLNEELVAAGDPARIADPAAVRDAYEDPWVAWNIVRGVLNTAALGCLCWASTLMRQTSPYLVSAAGSSASR is encoded by the coding sequence GGAGAACAGGTCAGGAGGCCGCGGCGGCAGGGCGGTCCTCGCGGCGGCGACGGCGACCACCGGTCTGGTGGCGGGCATCTGGTTCGCGTACGCGATATCGGTGATGCCCGCGCTCGCGCGCAGTGACGACCGCACGTACATCGAGGTGATGCAGAACGTGGACGACGTGATCCAGAACCCCCTCTTCTTCCTGGTGTTCCTGGGTGCGCTCGTCCTCACCGCGATCGCCGGCCGGCAGCAGTGGCGGTCACCGCTGCGCCCCTGGGTGCTCGCGGCGCTGGTGCTGTACTCGGCGGCGTTCCTGTCGACCGTGATGATGAGCGTGCCGCTCAACGAGGAGCTGGTCGCGGCCGGGGATCCGGCACGGATCGCCGATCCGGCGGCCGTGCGGGACGCCTACGAGGACCCGTGGGTCGCCTGGAACATCGTGCGCGGGGTGCTGAACACCGCCGCCCTGGGGTGTCTGTGCTGGGCGAGCACTCTGATGCGTCAGACGTCGCCGTACTTGGTGTCCGCGGCCGGGTCCAGCGCGAGCCGGTAA
- a CDS encoding MFS transporter, with the protein MPYARLFATPGTRAFTAGNLLARLPMGMFSVSAVIMIAGSRGSYALAGAVTATGLAATALVAPWTARLVDRHGQARVAVPATALAVLGSLALLLCIRFDAPDWTLFAAYAATATTPNTGGMSRARWAHIHREPTPENAAALHTANSFEQAADELCFMLGPALAALLCSALFPEAGTLTGAVLLLTGVLIFAAQRSTEPPVSDRTPGARSPLRAPGMTSLLAVFLVTGMVFGALEVSTLAVLDGPRAGLLLGLQAAGSCAAGLLYGTVRAAGNLPGRLAVCLAAMTALMVLPLLAARTGSAVVLAAALLLAGAATAPTMVTGMSLVQRMTPEGSLNEGMTLAVTAILGGIAAGSATAGWTVEHAGAAYGYAIPVCAAALALLLAGVAGADAAAKARLS; encoded by the coding sequence ATGCCGTACGCCAGACTCTTCGCGACCCCGGGCACCCGCGCCTTCACCGCCGGGAATCTCCTCGCCCGTCTCCCCATGGGGATGTTCAGCGTCAGCGCGGTCATCATGATCGCCGGATCGCGGGGCTCCTACGCGCTCGCCGGCGCCGTCACCGCGACCGGTCTGGCGGCCACCGCGCTCGTCGCCCCGTGGACGGCCCGGCTCGTGGACCGCCACGGGCAGGCCCGCGTGGCCGTACCCGCGACCGCCCTCGCCGTGCTCGGCTCCCTCGCCCTCCTGCTGTGCATACGCTTCGACGCACCGGACTGGACGCTCTTCGCCGCGTACGCCGCCACCGCCACCACTCCCAACACCGGCGGCATGTCCCGCGCCCGGTGGGCCCACATCCACCGGGAGCCCACACCCGAGAACGCGGCCGCACTGCACACGGCGAACTCCTTCGAACAGGCCGCCGACGAGCTCTGCTTCATGCTCGGCCCGGCCCTCGCCGCCCTCCTGTGCTCGGCCCTCTTCCCGGAGGCGGGCACCCTGACCGGTGCGGTTCTGCTGCTGACCGGCGTCCTGATCTTCGCGGCCCAGCGCTCCACCGAGCCGCCGGTCTCCGACCGCACCCCCGGTGCGCGATCCCCCCTGCGCGCCCCGGGCATGACCTCCCTGCTCGCGGTCTTCCTGGTCACCGGCATGGTCTTCGGCGCCCTGGAGGTCAGCACGCTCGCCGTCCTCGACGGCCCCCGGGCCGGGCTGCTGCTGGGCCTCCAGGCCGCGGGTTCGTGCGCCGCGGGTCTGCTGTACGGAACGGTCCGCGCGGCCGGGAACCTTCCGGGCCGGCTCGCCGTCTGCCTGGCTGCCATGACCGCCCTGATGGTGCTGCCCCTGCTGGCGGCCCGCACCGGATCGGCCGTCGTTCTCGCGGCGGCCCTGCTGCTGGCGGGCGCCGCCACCGCACCGACGATGGTGACGGGCATGTCCCTGGTCCAGCGGATGACCCCCGAGGGCAGCCTCAACGAGGGCATGACGCTCGCCGTCACGGCGATCCTCGGCGGCATCGCGGCCGGCTCGGCCACGGCGGGCTGGACGGTCGAGCACGCGGGCGCTGCGTACGGGTACGCGATCCCGGTGTGTGCGGCCGCGCTGGCGCTGCTGCTGGCCGGCGTGGCAGGAGCAGACGCCGCAGCGAAGGCCCGGCTGTCGTAA
- a CDS encoding cytochrome P450, cyclodipeptide synthase-associated, with translation MLRAESGFSVLSDDYAADPYPYFAGLRERQPVHYEPAIDSYFLSRHHDVKRVLTDHQAFSTETLQVRAEPVMRGPVLAQMTGAEHTAKRKIVVRGFTGQALQDHIRAIHANAAELIEPFLPRGRVDLVNDFGKPLAVHVTLDVLGLDKEDWQQVADWHSGVAEFITSIVLTPERRRHCLDCAEQLEAYLVPIIEERRRHPGDDLISTLCTAEFDGIGMSNREVTALIINVLAASTEPADKTLALLVKHLVDHPEQLAQVRSDPALLPAAIAETLRYTPPVQLIPRSSEKDAEFAGTTVPAGATVFCMIGAANRDPDAFSAPDTFDIHRPDLGTARSFTAAAQHLAFGTGLHQCVGAAFARAEIETVAAMLLPLLDRVRFSPGFVYRETGLYTRGPASLSLDFSPVHEGAPA, from the coding sequence ATGCTCAGAGCCGAGTCCGGCTTCAGTGTTCTGTCCGACGATTACGCCGCCGACCCCTACCCGTACTTCGCCGGACTGAGGGAACGACAACCAGTGCACTACGAGCCGGCGATCGACAGCTACTTCCTCTCCCGCCACCACGACGTGAAGCGGGTGCTGACCGACCATCAGGCGTTCAGCACCGAGACACTGCAGGTACGCGCCGAGCCGGTGATGCGCGGTCCGGTCCTCGCTCAGATGACCGGGGCCGAGCACACCGCCAAACGAAAGATCGTCGTCCGGGGCTTCACCGGGCAGGCCCTTCAGGACCACATACGCGCCATCCACGCCAACGCCGCCGAGCTCATCGAACCGTTCCTCCCCCGCGGCCGGGTGGATCTCGTCAACGACTTCGGCAAGCCCCTGGCCGTCCATGTGACGCTCGACGTCCTCGGCCTGGACAAGGAGGACTGGCAGCAGGTCGCCGACTGGCACAGCGGGGTCGCCGAGTTCATCACCAGCATCGTCCTCACCCCGGAGCGCCGCCGGCACTGTCTGGACTGTGCCGAGCAGCTGGAGGCCTACCTCGTCCCGATCATCGAAGAACGGCGCCGTCACCCGGGCGACGACCTCATATCGACGCTGTGCACCGCAGAGTTCGACGGCATCGGCATGAGCAATCGCGAGGTCACCGCGCTGATCATCAATGTCCTTGCGGCCTCCACCGAGCCTGCCGACAAGACCCTCGCCCTGCTCGTCAAGCATCTCGTCGACCACCCCGAGCAGCTGGCCCAGGTCCGCAGCGACCCGGCCCTGCTGCCCGCCGCGATCGCCGAGACCCTGCGGTACACCCCGCCGGTCCAGCTCATTCCCCGCTCGTCGGAGAAGGACGCCGAGTTCGCCGGCACCACCGTCCCGGCAGGCGCCACCGTCTTCTGCATGATCGGCGCGGCCAACCGCGACCCCGACGCCTTCAGTGCCCCGGACACCTTCGACATCCACCGCCCGGACCTGGGCACCGCCCGCTCGTTCACCGCCGCCGCCCAGCACCTGGCCTTCGGCACGGGGCTCCACCAGTGCGTCGGTGCGGCCTTCGCGCGCGCCGAGATCGAGACCGTCGCCGCGATGCTCCTCCCCCTGCTCGACCGGGTCCGCTTCAGCCCCGGGTTCGTCTACCGGGAGACCGGCCTGTACACCCGCGGCCCCGCATCGCTGTCCCTGGACTTCTCCCCCGTCCACGAAGGCGCCCCCGCGTGA
- a CDS encoding PadR family transcriptional regulator, which produces MAAVESGWLRGVLPLALAAVLADGDRHGYALVQELAARGFGTIRGGALYPVLGRLETDGVVEARWEPGEGGPGRKVYRLTDAGRDRLREETTSWKQFSDAMEQLLAQSRQAPE; this is translated from the coding sequence ATGGCCGCTGTGGAGTCGGGCTGGCTGCGGGGCGTGCTCCCGCTGGCGCTCGCCGCCGTGCTCGCCGACGGCGATCGGCACGGGTACGCGCTGGTACAGGAGTTGGCCGCCCGCGGTTTCGGCACGATCCGCGGCGGCGCCCTGTACCCGGTGCTCGGCCGACTGGAGACCGACGGTGTGGTGGAGGCGCGGTGGGAGCCCGGTGAGGGCGGACCCGGGCGCAAGGTCTACCGGCTCACCGACGCGGGGCGGGACCGGCTGCGTGAAGAGACCACCAGTTGGAAGCAGTTCTCCGACGCGATGGAACAACTCCTCGCCCAGAGCAGGCAGGCGCCGGAATGA
- a CDS encoding nitrate/nitrite transporter, which yields MAGRWIEQWDPEDETFWRTTGERTARRNLVFSVLSEHIGFSIWTLWSVMVLFMGPEYGVDPAGKFFLIATATLVGAVIRVPYTFAVARFGGRNWTVFSALMLLLPTGAAYAVMEPGTSYGTFLLVAALTGVGGGNFASSMTNINSFFPLRKKGWALGVNAGGGNIGVPVVQLVGLLVIGTAGAAHPRIVLGAYIPLIVVAAVCAALWMDNLAPVKNDTGAAREAVRDGHTWIMAFLYVGTFGSFIGYSFAFGLVLQTQFGRTPLQAASLTFIGPLLGSLIRPVGGALADRFGGARITLGNFLAMAAATGVVVTASVQESLPVFLVGFIALFVLTGLGNGSTYKMIPGIFQAKALAKGMTGEAAAAYGRRLSGASMGLIGAVGALGGLGINLAFRQSFQSAGTGTGAFVGFLLFYAVCSVVTWAVYLRRPAPAPVATEAPEAEPQLGYARV from the coding sequence ATGGCAGGCCGGTGGATCGAACAGTGGGACCCGGAGGACGAGACCTTCTGGCGTACGACGGGGGAGCGGACCGCCCGGCGGAACCTCGTCTTCTCCGTACTCAGCGAGCACATCGGGTTCTCCATCTGGACCCTGTGGTCGGTGATGGTGCTGTTCATGGGACCGGAGTACGGCGTCGACCCGGCCGGGAAGTTCTTCCTGATCGCCACAGCCACCCTGGTGGGCGCCGTGATCCGGGTTCCGTACACCTTCGCGGTCGCCCGGTTCGGCGGCCGGAACTGGACGGTCTTCAGCGCCCTGATGCTGCTGCTTCCGACCGGTGCCGCGTACGCCGTGATGGAGCCGGGGACCTCGTACGGCACCTTCCTCCTGGTCGCCGCGCTCACCGGCGTCGGCGGCGGCAACTTCGCCTCCTCGATGACGAACATCAACTCCTTCTTCCCGCTGCGGAAGAAGGGCTGGGCCCTCGGCGTCAACGCCGGCGGCGGCAACATCGGCGTGCCGGTGGTGCAGCTCGTCGGGCTGCTCGTCATCGGGACCGCGGGCGCCGCCCATCCGCGTATCGTGCTCGGCGCCTACATCCCGCTGATCGTCGTCGCCGCGGTCTGCGCGGCGCTGTGGATGGACAACCTCGCGCCCGTGAAGAACGACACGGGCGCCGCCAGGGAAGCCGTCCGGGACGGTCACACCTGGATCATGGCGTTCCTCTACGTCGGCACGTTCGGCTCGTTCATCGGCTACAGCTTCGCCTTCGGCCTCGTGCTCCAGACGCAGTTCGGGCGCACCCCGCTCCAGGCCGCCTCCCTCACCTTCATCGGACCGCTGCTCGGCTCGCTCATCCGGCCCGTCGGCGGTGCGCTCGCGGACCGCTTCGGCGGGGCGCGCATCACGCTCGGCAACTTCCTTGCGATGGCGGCGGCCACGGGCGTGGTCGTCACCGCCTCCGTGCAGGAGTCCCTGCCGGTCTTCCTCGTCGGCTTCATCGCCCTGTTCGTGCTCACCGGGCTGGGCAACGGTTCGACGTACAAGATGATCCCCGGCATCTTCCAGGCGAAGGCGCTGGCGAAGGGCATGACGGGCGAGGCGGCCGCCGCCTACGGCCGGCGGCTGTCCGGGGCGTCGATGGGGCTCATCGGCGCCGTGGGCGCGCTCGGCGGCCTCGGTATCAACCTCGCCTTCCGCCAGTCGTTCCAGAGCGCCGGTACGGGCACCGGGGCCTTCGTCGGCTTCCTGCTCTTCTACGCGGTGTGCTCGGTCGTGACCTGGGCGGTATACCTTCGCCGGCCCGCGCCCGCGCCGGTGGCCACCGAGGCGCCCGAGGCGGAGCCGCAGCTCGGATACGCACGGGTCTGA
- a CDS encoding LysR family transcriptional regulator, whose product MDIEPRLLRAFAAVAEELHFTRAAARLYVAQQALSRDVRRLERELGAVLFVRSTRRVTLTADGERLLPYARAVLAAHDELRAAFAAADRPLLVDLNSEGMVSGRILARARELAPDCELMARFESGLTGAAAEIVAGRLDVSFGRFAGLEGPVRALLSHRIVRYEPLGVVLPDDHPLAAREQVPLDALAGETVYAGAGNPRTLEWTDLARRLFEGRGIALAPPAPVAVGVEEFRRVMAKTRKPVLAVVDFPAVAGTVMRPIVDPVPLSPLSMVWRRGMRHPGADALHAAVDELGAREGWLEREASEWLPDCDIALMCDNN is encoded by the coding sequence ATGGACATAGAACCGCGGCTGCTGCGTGCCTTCGCCGCCGTCGCCGAGGAACTGCACTTCACCCGCGCCGCGGCCCGGCTGTACGTCGCCCAGCAGGCGCTGAGCCGCGATGTCAGGCGACTGGAACGGGAGTTGGGGGCCGTGCTGTTCGTACGGAGCACCCGGCGGGTGACACTCACGGCCGACGGCGAACGCCTGCTGCCGTACGCGCGGGCCGTCCTCGCGGCGCACGACGAGCTGAGGGCCGCCTTCGCCGCCGCCGACCGGCCGCTGCTCGTGGACCTCAACAGCGAGGGCATGGTGTCCGGCCGCATCCTGGCGCGGGCGCGTGAACTCGCCCCCGACTGCGAGCTGATGGCCCGCTTCGAGAGCGGGCTGACGGGAGCCGCCGCCGAGATCGTCGCGGGGCGGCTCGACGTCTCCTTCGGGCGCTTCGCCGGACTCGAAGGCCCGGTCCGGGCGCTGCTGTCCCATCGGATCGTCCGGTACGAACCGCTGGGCGTCGTCCTGCCGGACGATCATCCGCTGGCCGCGCGCGAGCAGGTCCCGCTGGACGCACTCGCGGGGGAGACCGTCTACGCCGGTGCGGGCAACCCCCGGACGCTGGAGTGGACGGATCTCGCCCGGCGCCTGTTCGAGGGCCGCGGGATCGCGCTCGCGCCGCCCGCGCCCGTGGCGGTGGGTGTCGAGGAGTTCCGCCGGGTGATGGCGAAGACCCGCAAACCGGTCCTCGCGGTGGTGGACTTCCCGGCCGTGGCCGGCACGGTCATGCGCCCGATCGTCGACCCTGTTCCGCTGTCGCCGCTGTCGATGGTGTGGCGCAGGGGAATGCGCCATCCCGGCGCGGACGCCCTGCATGCGGCGGTCGACGAACTGGGCGCGCGGGAGGGCTGGCTGGAAAGGGAGGCTTCGGAATGGTTGCCGGATTGCGACATCGCGCTCATGTGTGACAACAACTGA
- a CDS encoding bifunctional polysaccharide deacetylase/glycosyltransferase family 2 protein, whose amino-acid sequence MRYLLPVVFLIALAAMLMLRGYVHSEILADHRVRPPAPSDQVPQKILDGGPVIDVRDKADPKALTVPDRKLVLTFDDGPDPVWTPRVLDALKAHDAHAVFFITGTMASRYPDLVARMVREGHEIGLHTFNHPDLAFQSTDRIDWELSQNQLALAGAAGIRTSLFRPPYSSSSEALDNKSWPVAQYIGSHGYITVFNNTDSEDWKRPGAQAILDRATPSGTKGSIVLMHDSGGERSQTVAALQRLLPQMKARGYTFANLTEALGAPSAHTPVTGTDLWKGKAFVAAVAVSENTTGVLVAGLAVIGVLVLARFGLMLLLSFAHARKVRRRTFRWGPPVTEPVSVLVPAYNEKECIENTVRSLMASDHPIEVVVIDDGSADGTADLVDAMGLPNVHVVRQVNSGKPEALNNGIRHARHDLIVMMDGDTVFEPSTVRELVQPFGDRRVGAVAGNAKVGNRDTLIGAWQHIEYVMGFNLDRRMYDVLRCMPTIPGAVGAFRREALERVGGMSEDTLAEDTDITMAMHRDGWHVVYAEKARAWTEAPESVQQLWSQRYRWSYGTMQAIWKHRRALVERGPSGRFGRVGLPLVSLFMVLAPLLAPLIDVFLLYGLVFGPTLKTIAAWLGVLAVQVVCAAYAFRLDGEKMIHLISLPLQQLLYRQLMYVVLLQSWITALTGGRLRWQKLRRTGTVEAPGAVPAPRRSDENRRPVG is encoded by the coding sequence ATGCGCTATCTGCTCCCCGTGGTCTTCCTGATCGCGCTGGCGGCCATGCTGATGCTGCGCGGCTATGTGCACAGCGAGATCCTCGCCGACCACCGCGTGCGGCCACCGGCCCCGTCCGACCAGGTGCCGCAGAAGATCCTCGACGGCGGGCCGGTCATCGACGTACGCGACAAGGCCGACCCCAAGGCCCTGACCGTGCCCGACCGCAAACTGGTGCTCACCTTCGACGACGGTCCGGACCCGGTCTGGACGCCCCGGGTCCTCGACGCCCTGAAGGCGCACGACGCCCACGCCGTCTTCTTCATCACCGGCACCATGGCGTCCCGGTACCCCGACCTCGTCGCGCGGATGGTGCGGGAGGGCCACGAGATCGGGCTGCACACCTTCAACCACCCCGACCTGGCCTTCCAGTCCACCGACCGGATCGACTGGGAGCTCTCCCAGAACCAGCTCGCGCTCGCCGGAGCGGCAGGCATCCGCACCTCCCTGTTCCGGCCGCCCTACTCCTCCTCGTCCGAGGCCCTCGACAACAAGTCCTGGCCGGTCGCCCAGTACATCGGCAGCCACGGCTACATCACCGTCTTCAACAACACCGACTCCGAGGACTGGAAGCGCCCCGGCGCCCAGGCCATCCTCGACCGGGCCACGCCCTCGGGCACCAAGGGCTCGATCGTGCTGATGCACGACTCCGGCGGCGAACGCTCGCAGACCGTCGCCGCGCTCCAACGGCTGCTGCCGCAGATGAAGGCCAGGGGTTACACCTTCGCCAACCTCACCGAGGCGCTCGGCGCACCCAGCGCCCACACCCCGGTCACCGGCACCGACCTGTGGAAGGGCAAGGCGTTCGTCGCCGCGGTCGCCGTCTCGGAGAACACCACCGGCGTCCTGGTCGCCGGGCTCGCCGTCATCGGCGTCCTGGTGCTCGCCCGGTTCGGCCTGATGCTCCTTCTCTCGTTCGCGCACGCCCGGAAGGTGCGCCGCCGCACCTTCCGCTGGGGCCCACCGGTCACCGAACCGGTGTCGGTGCTGGTCCCCGCGTACAACGAGAAGGAGTGCATCGAGAACACCGTCCGCTCCCTGATGGCGAGCGACCATCCCATCGAGGTCGTCGTCATCGACGACGGGTCCGCGGACGGCACGGCCGATCTCGTCGACGCGATGGGGCTGCCCAATGTGCACGTCGTCCGCCAGGTCAACTCCGGCAAGCCGGAAGCCCTCAACAACGGCATCCGGCACGCCCGTCACGACCTCATCGTGATGATGGACGGCGACACCGTCTTCGAGCCCTCCACCGTCCGCGAACTGGTGCAGCCCTTCGGCGACCGGCGCGTCGGCGCCGTCGCCGGCAACGCCAAGGTCGGCAACCGCGACACCCTCATCGGCGCCTGGCAGCACATCGAGTACGTGATGGGCTTCAACCTCGACCGCCGTATGTACGACGTGCTGCGCTGCATGCCCACCATCCCCGGCGCGGTCGGCGCCTTCCGCCGCGAGGCGCTGGAGCGCGTCGGCGGTATGAGCGAGGACACCCTCGCCGAGGACACCGACATCACCATGGCCATGCACCGCGACGGCTGGCATGTCGTCTACGCGGAGAAGGCCCGCGCCTGGACCGAGGCGCCGGAGAGCGTGCAGCAGCTGTGGTCGCAGCGCTACCGCTGGTCGTACGGGACCATGCAGGCGATCTGGAAGCACCGTCGGGCCCTCGTCGAACGCGGCCCGTCCGGCCGCTTCGGCCGGGTCGGACTGCCCCTGGTCTCCCTCTTCATGGTGCTCGCACCGCTGCTGGCCCCGCTGATCGACGTCTTCCTGCTCTACGGACTCGTCTTCGGGCCCACGCTGAAGACGATCGCCGCGTGGCTCGGCGTCCTCGCCGTGCAGGTCGTCTGCGCCGCCTACGCGTTCCGGCTCGACGGCGAGAAGATGATCCATCTGATCTCGCTGCCCCTCCAGCAACTGCTCTACCGCCAGCTGATGTACGTCGTGCTGCTCCAGTCCTGGATCACGGCCCTGACCGGCGGCCGGCTGCGCTGGCAGAAGCTGCGGCGCACCGGAACGGTCGAGGCGCCCGGCGCCGTACCCGCTCCGCGGCGCAGCGACGAGAACCGGAGGCCGGTCGGATGA
- a CDS encoding acyltransferase family protein, producing MTPSLTGTTPAHAAAPTEAPPAGRDRYFDLLRALALFRVVLYHLVGWAWLPLLFPSMGVMFALAGALMARSLERPALQVIRSRVRRLLPPVWVLGAVCGTLMVVNGWRPGPSAVFWILPLSDPPFLAAEWAADMAEPLWYLRAYLWFVLLSPLLLRLLRRFPWPALLAPVALSVLLSVGQLSLPTRIDSAVTDFSTFGACWMLGMAHQEGRLARLPRYVVPSLAPVLLMPAGLWWATRHGLGEPGVELDGIPTAQALWSLGAVLLLLHFSPSWQEWPRRLRRLDGVVTLLNSRAVTVYLWHNVCILAAATLWDRMWSLDALSEGAPWLLESWVPVLLLAWALIALCILLFGPAEDIAARRRPRLWPDGTPQRKRGSHTR from the coding sequence ATGACCCCCTCCCTCACCGGGACGACGCCCGCGCACGCCGCTGCGCCGACCGAGGCCCCGCCCGCCGGCCGGGACCGCTACTTCGACCTGCTGCGCGCGCTCGCCCTCTTCCGCGTCGTGCTCTACCACCTGGTGGGCTGGGCCTGGCTGCCGCTGCTCTTCCCCTCCATGGGGGTGATGTTCGCGCTCGCGGGCGCGCTGATGGCCCGCTCGCTGGAGCGTCCCGCCCTCCAGGTGATCCGCAGCCGGGTACGCCGTCTGCTGCCTCCGGTGTGGGTCCTCGGCGCGGTCTGCGGCACCCTCATGGTGGTCAACGGCTGGCGGCCCGGGCCGTCCGCGGTGTTCTGGATCCTGCCGCTGAGCGACCCGCCGTTCCTGGCCGCCGAATGGGCCGCGGACATGGCCGAGCCGCTCTGGTACCTGCGCGCCTATCTGTGGTTCGTCCTGCTGTCGCCCCTGCTCCTGCGGCTGCTGCGGCGGTTTCCCTGGCCGGCGCTCCTCGCGCCCGTGGCCCTCTCGGTCCTGCTGAGCGTCGGACAGCTCTCGCTGCCCACACGGATCGACTCGGCGGTCACCGACTTCAGCACCTTCGGCGCCTGCTGGATGCTCGGCATGGCGCACCAGGAGGGACGTCTCGCCCGGCTGCCGCGCTATGTCGTCCCCTCCCTCGCCCCGGTGCTCCTCATGCCGGCCGGCCTGTGGTGGGCCACCCGCCACGGCCTCGGCGAGCCGGGGGTGGAGCTGGACGGCATCCCGACCGCACAGGCCCTCTGGTCGCTCGGCGCGGTCCTGCTGCTGCTCCACTTCAGTCCGTCGTGGCAGGAGTGGCCGCGGCGGCTGCGCCGCCTCGACGGGGTGGTCACCCTCCTCAACTCCCGTGCCGTGACCGTCTACCTCTGGCACAACGTGTGCATCCTCGCCGCGGCGACGCTGTGGGACCGCATGTGGTCGCTCGACGCGCTGAGCGAGGGAGCGCCGTGGCTGCTGGAGAGCTGGGTGCCCGTCCTGCTGCTCGCCTGGGCACTGATCGCGCTGTGCATCCTGCTGTTCGGCCCCGCCGAGGACATCGCGGCCAGACGGCGGCCCCGGCTGTGGCCCGACGGCACCCCGCAGCGCAAGCGCGGCTCACACACGCGCTGA
- a CDS encoding uroporphyrinogen-III synthase, producing the protein MHDQQEQNEQQQNEQQENGRPQTPGGRQEQHDGQEQRDGQAQRDRQAPSDRPQQAQKPQRSVHGPLAGFTVGVTAARRADELGALLHRRGATVLHAPALRIVPLADDAELLAATKELIDHAPDVAVATTAIGFRGWVEAADGWGYGEELLARLRGVELLARGPKVKGAIRAAGLTEEWSPASESMAEVLDRLLAEGVSGRRIALQLHGEPLPGFVESLRAAGADVVLVPVYRWMPPEDLAPVDRLLDAVVARSLDAVTFTSAPAAASLLSRAETRGQLEPLLHALEHDVLAACVGPVTALPLQARGIPTVQPERFRLGPLVQVLGAELPSRARTFPVAGRRLEIRGHAVLVDDELRPVPPAGMAMLRALSRRPGWVVSRADLLGTLPGAGRDEHAVETAMARLRTALGVPKLIQTVVKRGYRLALDPAADTKYGDV; encoded by the coding sequence ATGCACGACCAGCAGGAACAGAACGAGCAGCAACAGAACGAGCAGCAGGAGAACGGCCGGCCGCAGACACCGGGCGGGCGCCAGGAACAGCACGACGGGCAGGAACAACGCGATGGGCAGGCACAGCGCGACCGGCAGGCACCGAGCGACCGGCCGCAGCAGGCCCAGAAGCCGCAGCGTTCCGTCCACGGGCCGCTCGCCGGCTTCACCGTCGGTGTCACGGCCGCCCGCCGTGCCGATGAACTCGGCGCGCTGCTGCACCGCCGGGGCGCCACCGTCCTGCACGCTCCCGCACTGCGGATCGTCCCGCTCGCCGACGACGCGGAACTCCTCGCGGCCACCAAGGAGTTGATCGACCACGCCCCCGATGTCGCCGTCGCCACCACCGCCATCGGCTTCCGCGGCTGGGTGGAGGCCGCCGACGGCTGGGGGTACGGCGAGGAGCTGCTGGCCCGTCTGCGGGGCGTCGAACTGCTGGCCCGCGGCCCGAAGGTGAAGGGCGCGATCCGCGCCGCGGGTCTCACCGAGGAGTGGTCACCGGCCTCGGAGTCCATGGCCGAGGTCCTCGACCGGCTCCTCGCCGAAGGAGTCTCCGGCCGCCGGATCGCCCTCCAGCTGCACGGCGAACCGCTGCCCGGGTTCGTCGAGTCACTGCGGGCGGCGGGCGCCGATGTCGTCCTCGTCCCCGTCTACCGGTGGATGCCCCCGGAGGACCTGGCGCCCGTGGACCGGCTGCTGGACGCGGTCGTCGCGCGCTCCCTGGACGCCGTCACCTTCACCAGTGCCCCGGCCGCCGCGTCGCTGCTCTCCCGCGCCGAGACGCGCGGACAGCTCGAACCGCTGCTGCACGCGCTGGAACACGATGTGCTGGCGGCCTGCGTGGGACCGGTCACCGCGCTGCCGCTCCAGGCCCGCGGCATCCCGACCGTCCAGCCCGAGCGCTTCCGGCTCGGCCCGCTGGTGCAGGTGCTGGGCGCCGAACTGCCGTCGCGTGCCCGTACGTTCCCGGTCGCCGGACGCCGGCTGGAGATCCGCGGCCACGCCGTCCTCGTCGACGACGAACTGCGGCCCGTGCCGCCCGCCGGGATGGCCATGCTGCGGGCCCTGTCCCGGCGCCCCGGCTGGGTGGTCTCCCGCGCCGATCTGCTCGGCACCCTGCCCGGCGCGGGCCGGGACGAGCACGCCGTCGAGACCGCCATGGCCCGGCTGCGGACCGCACTCGGCGTGCCCAAGCTGATCCAGACCGTCGTCAAGCGCGGTTACCGGCTCGCGCTGGACCCGGCCGCGGACACCAAGTACGGCGACGTCTGA
- a CDS encoding nuclear transport factor 2 family protein — translation MTPTDITRAINDLLFTPGLDLAEAIDRHFTPDYRQRTDGVWSDRAAFTQHMTRLRSLVRSGHIEVQDEFRDGLRYADRHTVTLTQENGRTSRTEVYLFAELGPDGRFRRVEETTLLLTGHPDDENLGRVD, via the coding sequence GTGACGCCGACCGACATCACCAGAGCCATCAACGACCTGCTGTTCACCCCGGGTCTCGACCTCGCCGAAGCCATCGACCGGCACTTCACCCCCGACTACCGTCAGCGCACCGACGGCGTGTGGAGCGACCGAGCCGCCTTCACCCAGCACATGACCCGTCTGCGTTCCCTGGTCCGCAGCGGTCACATCGAGGTCCAGGACGAGTTCCGCGACGGACTGCGCTACGCCGACCGCCACACCGTCACCCTCACCCAGGAGAACGGCCGCACCTCCCGCACCGAGGTGTACCTGTTCGCCGAGCTGGGCCCCGACGGGCGTTTCCGACGCGTCGAGGAAACGACTCTCCTGCTCACCGGCCACCCCGACGACGAGAATCTGGGCCGCGTCGACTGA